The following proteins come from a genomic window of Streptomyces liliiviolaceus:
- a CDS encoding LysR family transcriptional regulator has product MPAHPSHLDPRLLRAFLAVAEDLHFTRAAARLYVAQQALSRDIRRLERELGADLFVRTTRQVTLTPDGERLLPHARRALEAQDDLLAAFGRTGPYGGAGAERPLLVDVNSPGLVSGRILDLARELAPDCELMARFESGLTGAATELLAGRLDASFGRFAGLDPAVRARLEQQPVRYERMAVVLPEGHRLAALDAVPLDALAGERVYAGAGNPRTLEWTDLARQLFEGRGIEVAPPAPLAVGTEEFRRIMAKTRTPVLAVVDFPAMPGSALRPLIDPVPLSPVSLVWRKGLVHRGVAALRAAAARLAADEAWLERPSEGWIPATDTRIMMSRI; this is encoded by the coding sequence ATGCCCGCCCATCCCTCCCACCTGGACCCCCGCCTGCTGCGCGCCTTCCTCGCTGTCGCCGAGGACCTGCACTTCACGCGCGCGGCCGCCCGCCTGTACGTCGCCCAGCAGGCCCTCAGCCGTGACATCCGGCGCCTGGAACGGGAGCTGGGCGCCGACCTCTTCGTACGCACCACCCGGCAGGTGACGCTCACCCCCGACGGCGAGCGGCTGCTGCCCCACGCGCGGCGGGCCCTGGAGGCGCAGGACGACCTGCTCGCGGCTTTCGGGCGGACGGGCCCGTACGGCGGGGCGGGTGCCGAGCGCCCCCTGCTCGTGGACGTGAACAGTCCGGGGCTCGTCTCCGGGCGGATCCTGGACCTCGCTCGCGAACTGGCCCCCGACTGCGAGCTCATGGCCCGCTTCGAGAGCGGCCTCACCGGCGCGGCGACCGAGCTGCTGGCCGGCCGGCTCGACGCGTCCTTCGGCCGTTTCGCGGGCCTCGATCCGGCCGTGCGCGCCCGCCTGGAGCAGCAGCCCGTGCGGTACGAGCGGATGGCCGTCGTCCTGCCCGAGGGTCATCGGCTGGCCGCGCTGGACGCCGTACCGCTCGACGCCCTGGCGGGGGAGCGGGTGTACGCGGGTGCCGGGAACCCCCGGACGCTTGAATGGACCGACCTGGCCCGTCAGCTTTTCGAGGGACGCGGGATCGAGGTGGCCCCGCCCGCGCCGCTCGCCGTCGGTACCGAGGAGTTCCGAAGGATCATGGCCAAGACGCGAACACCTGTTCTGGCGGTGGTGGACTTTCCGGCCATGCCCGGTTCAGCGCTTCGCCCCCTGATCGACCCTGTCCCGTTGTCGCCGGTGTCTTTGGTGTGGCGGAAGGGACTGGTGCATCGTGGAGTTGCGGCATTGAGGGCTGCGGCGGCACGGCTCGCCGCGGACGAGGCGTGGCTGGAGCGTCCTTCCGAGGGTTGGATTCCGGCCACAGATACACGCATCATGATGAGTCGGATCTGA
- a CDS encoding glycosyltransferase — protein sequence MARRTSKRGAGRGAVRRRRLPMRYLLPSLILVALMAMLMLRGYVHSEILADHRIQPEAATDRVPEKILDGGPVIDTRGGRTSSLSVPKHHLVLTFDDGPDPEWTPKVLDVLKKHDAHAVFFVTGTMASRYPALVQRMVDEGHEIGLHTFNHPDLSYQSKSRIDWELSQNQLALAGAAGIRTSLFRPPYSSFADAMDDKSWPVTEYIGSRGYLTVVNNTDSEDWKKPGVETIIRNATPKGGKGAIVLMHDSGGDRHQTVEALDRFLPDLQKKGYEFDNLTGALGAPSAHTQVTGLDLWKGKAWTWAVQFSEKSTDVLVVCLAVIGTLVITRFGLMLVLSIAHARRVRRKNFRWGPAVTEPVSVLVPAYNEAKCIEATVRSLVASEQPIEVVVIDDGSSDGTARIVENLRLPGVRVVRQLNAGKPAALNRGIANAKHDLIVMMDGDTVFEPATVRELVQPFGDPSVGAVAGNAKVGNRDTLIGAWQHIEYVMGFNLDRRMYDMLRCMPTIPGAVGAFRRSALERVGGMSEDTLAEDTDITMAMHRDGWRVVYAENARAWTEAPESVQQLWSQRYRWSYGTMQAIWKHRKALVERGPSGRFGRVGLPLISFFMVLAPLLAPLIDVFLLYGIVFGPTEKTIGAWLGVLAIQAICAAYAFRLDKERMTHLISLPLQQILYRQLMYVVLLQSWITALTGGRLRWQKLRRTGVVGSAPGTAGTPAPMPRQRAESGSGNDRRPVG from the coding sequence ATGGCACGCCGCACCAGCAAGCGCGGCGCGGGCCGGGGCGCCGTCCGGCGCCGACGCCTGCCCATGCGCTACCTGTTGCCCTCGCTCATCCTCGTCGCCCTCATGGCGATGCTGATGCTGCGCGGGTACGTACACAGCGAGATACTCGCGGACCACCGCATCCAGCCCGAGGCCGCCACCGACCGCGTACCCGAGAAGATTCTCGACGGCGGTCCCGTCATCGACACCCGGGGCGGCCGCACCAGCAGCCTCAGCGTGCCGAAGCACCATCTCGTCCTCACCTTCGACGACGGCCCGGACCCCGAGTGGACCCCCAAGGTCCTCGACGTCCTCAAGAAGCACGACGCGCACGCGGTGTTCTTCGTCACCGGCACCATGGCCTCGCGCTACCCGGCGCTCGTCCAGCGCATGGTCGACGAGGGTCACGAGATCGGGCTGCACACCTTCAACCACCCCGACCTCTCCTACCAGTCGAAGAGCCGTATCGACTGGGAGCTGTCCCAGAACCAGCTGGCGCTCGCGGGCGCGGCCGGCATCCGTACGTCGCTGTTCCGGCCGCCGTACTCCTCGTTCGCCGACGCCATGGACGACAAGTCGTGGCCGGTGACCGAGTACATCGGCAGCCGCGGCTACCTCACCGTCGTCAACAACACCGACAGCGAGGACTGGAAGAAGCCCGGCGTCGAGACGATCATCCGCAACGCCACCCCCAAGGGCGGCAAGGGCGCCATCGTCCTCATGCACGACTCCGGCGGCGACCGCCACCAGACCGTCGAGGCCCTCGACCGCTTCCTGCCCGACCTGCAGAAGAAGGGGTACGAGTTCGACAACCTGACCGGAGCGCTCGGCGCGCCCAGCGCCCACACCCAGGTCACCGGACTCGACCTGTGGAAGGGCAAGGCCTGGACCTGGGCGGTGCAGTTCTCCGAGAAGAGCACCGACGTCCTCGTCGTCTGTCTCGCCGTCATCGGCACGCTGGTCATCACCCGCTTCGGCCTGATGCTCGTCCTGTCGATCGCCCACGCCCGCCGCGTACGCCGGAAGAACTTCCGCTGGGGACCGGCGGTCACCGAACCGGTCTCCGTGCTGGTGCCGGCGTACAACGAGGCCAAGTGCATCGAGGCCACCGTGCGTTCGCTGGTGGCGAGCGAACAGCCCATCGAGGTCGTCGTCATCGACGACGGTTCGAGCGACGGCACCGCCCGCATCGTGGAGAACCTGCGGCTGCCGGGCGTACGCGTCGTACGCCAGCTCAACGCGGGCAAACCCGCCGCCCTCAACCGGGGCATAGCCAACGCCAAGCACGACCTCATCGTGATGATGGACGGCGACACCGTCTTCGAGCCGGCCACCGTGCGCGAACTGGTGCAGCCCTTCGGCGACCCGAGCGTGGGCGCCGTCGCGGGCAACGCCAAGGTCGGCAACCGCGACACGCTGATCGGCGCCTGGCAGCACATCGAGTACGTGATGGGCTTCAACCTCGACCGCCGTATGTACGACATGCTGCGCTGCATGCCGACGATCCCCGGAGCCGTCGGCGCCTTCCGCCGCTCGGCCCTGGAACGCGTCGGCGGCATGAGCGAGGACACCCTCGCCGAGGACACCGACATCACGATGGCCATGCACCGCGACGGCTGGCGCGTCGTCTACGCGGAGAATGCCCGCGCGTGGACCGAGGCCCCCGAGTCCGTCCAGCAGCTGTGGTCCCAGCGCTACCGCTGGTCGTACGGCACCATGCAGGCGATCTGGAAGCACCGCAAGGCGCTCGTCGAACGGGGCCCCTCGGGCCGCTTCGGCCGCGTCGGCCTGCCCCTGATCTCCTTCTTCATGGTCCTGGCCCCGCTCCTGGCCCCCCTGATCGACGTGTTCCTGCTGTACGGGATCGTGTTCGGCCCCACCGAGAAGACGATCGGCGCCTGGCTGGGCGTCCTCGCCATCCAGGCGATCTGCGCCGCGTACGCCTTCCGGCTCGACAAGGAACGCATGACCCATCTGATCTCGCTGCCCCTGCAGCAGATCCTCTACCGCCAGCTCATGTACGTCGTCCTGCTCCAGTCCTGGATCACCGCCCTCACCGGCGGCCGCCTGCGCTGGCAGAAACTGCGCCGCACCGGCGTGGTCGGCTCGGCCCCCGGCACGGCGGGCACCCCGGCCCCCATGCCCCGCCAGCGCGCGGAGAGCGGCAGCGGGAACGATCGGAGGCCTGTCGGATGA
- a CDS encoding acyltransferase family protein — protein MTHDQTTPPGGHPEEPRYDAGWVMSPFDTTDTSPAADASDGSGGFGTRVPAENPGSPFEVPSASAASRTPSVPAPTTPATPSASSASSAPKKASGRDRYLDLLRTLALIRVVMYHLFGWAWLTVLFPSMGVMFALAGSLMARSLKRPALGVIRGRIRRLLPPLWIFSAVMLAMMFAAGWNISEDPDNGGTWGMIELFNYIVPIGAPPFPWSIGDKSGLLEQTWAVQSAGVLWYLRAYLWFVLASPLLLWAFRRAPWPTLLAPLGLTAVVGTGIVNIPGETGNAVSDFAVYGGCWVLGFAHYEGMLQKIPRYVAVSCSTLLMAFGLWWASGHLGPDGWDLNDIPLAQATWSFGFVVILLQYSPSWQELPGRLKRWDKLVTLSNSRAMTIYLWHNLLIMATVPIIDQLYDLPFMNDGMVSLLDTTYALWMFVLVWPLIGLAIVCVGWIEDLAAKRSPRLWPTGSKKPPSSGTRSGPGSGAPSHSHSRPRSRARAR, from the coding sequence ATGACACACGACCAGACCACGCCTCCGGGCGGCCACCCGGAGGAGCCGCGGTACGACGCGGGTTGGGTGATGTCCCCGTTCGACACGACGGACACATCCCCTGCGGCTGACGCATCCGACGGATCGGGCGGGTTCGGCACGCGGGTTCCGGCGGAGAATCCGGGGTCCCCGTTCGAGGTCCCCTCCGCGTCCGCCGCGTCCCGGACACCGTCCGTCCCCGCTCCCACCACTCCCGCCACTCCATCGGCTTCCTCGGCTTCTTCCGCGCCGAAGAAGGCGAGCGGCCGTGACCGCTACCTGGACCTGCTGCGCACACTGGCGCTTATCCGTGTGGTCATGTACCACCTGTTCGGCTGGGCCTGGCTGACGGTCCTCTTCCCGTCCATGGGCGTGATGTTCGCGCTCGCCGGTTCCCTGATGGCGCGCTCGCTGAAGCGCCCGGCCCTGGGCGTGATCCGCGGCCGTATCCGCAGGCTCCTGCCGCCGCTGTGGATCTTCAGCGCCGTCATGCTCGCCATGATGTTCGCCGCGGGCTGGAACATCTCCGAGGACCCCGACAACGGCGGCACCTGGGGGATGATCGAGCTCTTCAACTACATCGTCCCGATCGGCGCCCCGCCGTTCCCCTGGAGCATCGGCGACAAGTCGGGCCTCCTGGAGCAGACCTGGGCGGTCCAGTCGGCGGGCGTGCTCTGGTACCTGCGGGCGTACCTCTGGTTCGTCCTCGCGTCGCCGCTGCTCCTGTGGGCTTTCCGCAGGGCCCCGTGGCCCACGCTGCTGGCCCCGCTCGGGCTGACGGCCGTGGTCGGTACGGGCATCGTCAACATCCCCGGTGAAACGGGCAACGCCGTCTCGGACTTCGCGGTCTACGGCGGCTGCTGGGTCCTCGGGTTCGCGCACTACGAGGGCATGCTGCAGAAGATCCCGCGCTATGTGGCGGTGTCCTGCTCGACCCTGCTGATGGCCTTCGGCCTGTGGTGGGCGTCCGGCCATCTGGGCCCCGACGGCTGGGACCTGAACGACATCCCGCTCGCGCAGGCCACCTGGTCCTTCGGGTTCGTGGTCATCCTGCTCCAGTACTCCCCGTCCTGGCAGGAGCTCCCCGGCCGCCTCAAGCGCTGGGACAAGCTGGTCACGCTCTCCAACAGCCGTGCCATGACGATCTATCTGTGGCACAACCTCCTGATCATGGCGACGGTCCCGATCATCGACCAGCTCTACGACCTTCCCTTCATGAACGACGGGATGGTGAGCCTGCTGGACACCACGTACGCGCTGTGGATGTTCGTCCTGGTCTGGCCGCTTATAGGGCTCGCGATCGTGTGCGTCGGCTGGATCGAGGACCTGGCGGCGAAACGGAGTCCGCGGCTGTGGCCGACGGGCTCGAAGAAGCCGCCTTCGTCCGGCACACGCTCGGGCCCCGGCTCGGGCGCGCCGTCCCACTCCCACTCCCGGCCTCGCTCGCGGGCGCGGGCGCGCTAG
- a CDS encoding RHS repeat-associated core domain-containing protein — translation MAGYRPTDWHVLDLEKDPTPGDPVRVKSLAKSLHDFADDVQDALRLVNGMAGEDAVLTMVGKTAEVFRDEFSGVPKNLKKLKKSYDLAGDALAAYWPELERAQTLADKALAKGREAQADLSSAKSKLSSADSWVTRANKEADKYKDDPGSAGKDVEKPDEAKVRAATRDAQSAKDAHTAAQSDVTSAQSALDAAKKMAADARQMREDAAGEAKRKLDDASDAGIPNRKWYEEVGDWFVDNWDTIVAVCKVVVAVLGIIALIIGGPILGAIVLIAALVVLADTLNKYMKGQASLWDVAFAALDCIPGMKGLTTLGGLAKGLKGLRTMNGLKAGLKGMAAGVRGLGKSARGALADGAKGAYNRLKSKIKGCGDPVDAATGEMFLTDTDIVLPGVLPSAFTRRVASGYRTGWWFGPTWSSTIDQRLEVDENGIVFVTEDGMLLSYPHPETSHAPVLPEAGPRWPLVRLDAGGYRIDDPISGRTHHFAAVRERLCLLERVSDRNGNTIEFAYTADGAPSSIRHSGGYRITFTVEEGRVTALGLAGAAEDGSDLTIKRYGYTGGDLTSVTNSSGLPMRFTYDERLRITSWTDTNDSTYEYTYDDRDRCVTQGGEAGHVTNSFSYDGTDSAWPGCRITTVTSPEGAVTRFVVNDNCQVVAEVNPLGGTTRTGYDDHHHLVSMSDELGSTTRLVNNALGQATEVIYPDGAVIRYGFNDLNLPAYMALPDGTGWTQSYDEAGNCTAVTDPAGVTTRYAYTGRGHLSAITDALGHSTTVRCDPAGLPLENINPLGAATTWERDAFGRPVARVDPLGRATLFSWTVEGLPARRAAPDGTVESWTYDGEGNCTSHTDQMGRVSRFEYTHFDLLTARTDPDGARHEFGYDSSLRLTSVVNPAGLSWGYTYDAVGNLISETDFDDRTLAYTVDAAGRYTARTNALGQTVRYERDALGRVVRKDVEGRITTYAYGAADQLSEVNGPDAALTRQYDRAGRLIAETVNGRTMSHAYDELGRRIRRTTPSGAVSTWEFDAADNRIRLIASGRPIAFTHDASGHELSRQVGESASMSATFDELGRITTQSISTAVAPEIQHRAYSYRPDGNLVGLDDKLNGRRSYELDAAGRVTAVHARDWSERYAYDEAGNQSAAAWPASHPGQESVGPRHYSGTRIEQAGRTRYEHDALGRVTLRQRTRLSRKPDTWHYEWDAEDQLAAVVTPDGTRWRYHYDPLGRRTDKQRLAPDGETVVERIEFTWDDSALCEQTTVAPDLRDPVTVTWDYDGLHPISQTERMIAADAPQREVDSRFFAIVTDLIGTPTELIDESGAIAWRARATLWGATAWASSSTAYTPLRFPGQYYDAETGLHYNYFRHYDPETARYLSSDLLGLTPAPNPTTYVHNPLTWADPLGLAPKCPKGKGKGEEGEGRQRKTSQEEHHYFDSFSEARANAKQRAQLGDDQIPFVQELGPHRGRVTGMQSPDGSRGWRIDFDPKDPEKGFHVNWWSREGRKRSDDWKLGANTVRGGTEGDYLAILEHFPHT, via the coding sequence GTGGCGGGGTATCGGCCGACGGACTGGCATGTGCTGGATCTGGAGAAGGATCCGACGCCGGGGGATCCGGTCCGGGTGAAGTCGTTGGCCAAGAGCCTGCATGACTTCGCGGATGACGTGCAGGATGCGTTGCGGCTGGTGAATGGGATGGCGGGCGAGGATGCCGTCCTGACGATGGTCGGGAAGACCGCGGAGGTGTTCCGGGACGAGTTTTCCGGGGTGCCGAAGAATCTCAAGAAGCTGAAGAAGTCGTACGACCTGGCGGGGGATGCGCTGGCGGCGTACTGGCCCGAGCTTGAGCGCGCCCAGACCCTCGCCGACAAAGCCCTCGCCAAGGGGCGGGAGGCGCAGGCGGATCTGTCGTCCGCCAAGTCCAAGCTGTCGTCGGCTGATTCGTGGGTGACGCGGGCGAACAAGGAAGCGGACAAGTACAAGGACGATCCCGGGTCGGCGGGCAAGGATGTCGAGAAGCCTGATGAGGCGAAGGTGCGGGCCGCGACTCGTGACGCCCAGAGTGCGAAGGACGCGCACACCGCTGCCCAATCCGACGTGACCTCCGCGCAGAGTGCGCTGGACGCGGCGAAGAAGATGGCCGCCGATGCGCGTCAGATGCGTGAGGACGCGGCGGGGGAGGCGAAGCGCAAGCTGGACGACGCTTCCGACGCCGGCATTCCGAACCGTAAGTGGTACGAGGAGGTCGGTGACTGGTTCGTCGACAACTGGGACACCATCGTCGCGGTCTGCAAGGTCGTCGTGGCTGTCCTCGGGATCATCGCCCTCATCATCGGGGGGCCGATCCTCGGTGCGATCGTGCTGATCGCCGCGCTCGTCGTTCTCGCGGACACCCTCAACAAATATATGAAGGGGCAGGCGTCTCTTTGGGATGTGGCGTTCGCCGCCCTTGACTGCATTCCGGGGATGAAGGGGCTGACCACCCTCGGCGGGCTTGCCAAGGGGCTCAAGGGGCTCCGGACCATGAACGGGCTCAAGGCCGGGTTGAAGGGCATGGCTGCCGGGGTCCGTGGTTTGGGCAAGTCGGCTCGGGGAGCCCTCGCGGACGGAGCCAAAGGCGCGTACAACCGTCTCAAGAGCAAGATCAAGGGCTGCGGCGACCCAGTTGACGCGGCCACGGGAGAGATGTTCCTGACGGACACGGACATCGTCCTGCCCGGTGTCCTCCCGAGCGCGTTCACCCGCCGCGTAGCCTCCGGCTACCGCACCGGCTGGTGGTTCGGCCCCACCTGGTCCTCGACCATCGATCAGCGGCTCGAAGTCGACGAGAACGGCATCGTCTTCGTCACAGAGGACGGAATGCTGCTGTCCTACCCGCACCCGGAGACGTCGCACGCCCCTGTGCTGCCCGAGGCAGGTCCCCGTTGGCCGCTGGTACGACTGGACGCCGGGGGCTACCGCATCGACGACCCGATCTCGGGGCGCACCCACCACTTCGCTGCGGTCCGGGAGCGGCTGTGCCTGCTGGAGCGGGTGTCCGACCGCAACGGCAACACGATCGAATTCGCCTACACCGCCGACGGCGCACCCAGCTCGATCCGGCATTCCGGCGGTTACCGCATCACCTTCACGGTGGAGGAGGGCCGAGTCACCGCCCTCGGTCTCGCCGGAGCGGCGGAGGACGGATCGGACCTCACGATCAAGCGGTACGGCTATACGGGCGGCGACCTCACCTCGGTCACCAACTCGTCCGGACTGCCGATGCGGTTCACGTACGACGAGCGTCTGCGCATCACGTCATGGACCGACACGAACGACAGCACCTATGAATACACGTACGACGACCGGGATCGCTGTGTGACGCAGGGGGGCGAGGCCGGACACGTCACCAACTCCTTCTCCTACGACGGTACGGACAGTGCATGGCCGGGATGCCGCATCACCACGGTCACCTCCCCGGAAGGGGCGGTGACCCGCTTCGTCGTCAACGACAACTGCCAGGTCGTCGCGGAGGTCAACCCGCTGGGCGGCACGACTCGTACCGGCTATGACGACCACCACCACCTCGTCTCCATGTCGGACGAGCTCGGCAGCACCACGCGTCTCGTGAACAACGCCCTCGGTCAGGCCACGGAGGTGATCTATCCCGATGGCGCTGTCATCCGCTACGGCTTCAACGATCTGAACCTGCCCGCGTACATGGCACTGCCCGACGGCACCGGGTGGACACAGAGCTACGACGAAGCCGGCAACTGCACCGCTGTCACCGATCCGGCCGGAGTCACCACCCGCTACGCGTACACGGGGCGAGGCCACCTCTCCGCGATCACCGACGCGCTCGGTCACTCCACGACCGTGCGATGCGATCCCGCAGGCCTGCCCCTGGAGAACATCAACCCCCTCGGCGCGGCCACCACGTGGGAACGTGATGCCTTCGGACGACCTGTCGCCCGTGTCGATCCTCTGGGCCGGGCCACTCTTTTCTCCTGGACCGTCGAGGGACTGCCCGCACGCCGTGCGGCGCCGGACGGAACAGTCGAGTCCTGGACCTACGACGGCGAAGGCAACTGCACGAGCCACACCGACCAGATGGGCAGGGTCTCCCGCTTCGAGTACACCCACTTCGACCTGCTGACGGCTCGCACCGACCCGGACGGCGCCCGTCACGAGTTCGGTTACGACTCTTCCCTGCGTCTCACGAGCGTCGTCAATCCCGCGGGGTTGAGCTGGGGTTACACGTACGACGCGGTCGGCAACCTCATCTCCGAAACCGACTTCGACGACCGCACGCTCGCCTACACGGTCGATGCGGCAGGGCGTTACACCGCCCGCACCAACGCACTCGGACAGACGGTGCGCTACGAGCGCGACGCACTGGGGCGAGTGGTGCGCAAGGACGTCGAGGGACGGATCACCACCTACGCCTACGGGGCGGCGGACCAGCTGTCGGAGGTAAACGGACCGGATGCCGCCCTCACCCGGCAGTACGACCGGGCGGGCCGCCTGATCGCCGAGACCGTCAACGGCCGGACCATGAGCCATGCCTACGACGAACTGGGCCGCCGTATCCGCCGTACGACCCCTTCGGGCGCGGTCAGCACGTGGGAGTTCGACGCGGCGGACAATCGGATACGACTGATCGCGTCCGGTCGGCCCATCGCCTTCACGCACGACGCGTCCGGACACGAACTCAGCCGCCAGGTGGGTGAGTCCGCCAGTATGTCCGCCACTTTCGACGAACTGGGCCGCATCACGACCCAGTCGATCTCGACGGCCGTCGCCCCGGAGATTCAGCACCGGGCCTACAGCTACCGTCCAGACGGCAATCTCGTGGGTCTCGACGACAAGCTGAACGGCAGGCGAAGCTACGAGCTGGACGCGGCTGGCCGTGTCACAGCCGTCCACGCCCGCGACTGGAGCGAGCGTTACGCCTACGACGAGGCCGGCAACCAGTCCGCCGCCGCATGGCCGGCCTCACACCCGGGCCAGGAGTCCGTCGGCCCCCGCCACTACAGCGGCACTCGTATCGAGCAGGCGGGCAGGACCAGGTATGAGCACGACGCACTCGGCCGCGTCACACTTCGGCAGAGGACCCGTCTGTCGCGCAAGCCGGACACCTGGCACTACGAGTGGGACGCGGAGGATCAGCTCGCCGCGGTGGTGACACCCGACGGCACCCGCTGGCGTTACCACTACGACCCTCTGGGGCGCCGCACGGACAAACAGCGTCTCGCGCCCGACGGTGAAACAGTCGTCGAGCGGATCGAATTCACTTGGGACGACAGCGCTCTCTGCGAGCAGACGACGGTGGCTCCGGATCTGCGCGATCCCGTGACCGTGACGTGGGACTACGACGGTCTGCACCCGATTTCCCAGACCGAGCGGATGATCGCCGCCGATGCTCCTCAGCGCGAGGTGGACTCGCGTTTCTTCGCCATCGTCACCGATCTCATCGGTACGCCCACCGAACTCATCGATGAGTCGGGCGCCATCGCCTGGCGCGCCCGAGCCACGCTCTGGGGCGCCACGGCCTGGGCATCCAGTAGCACGGCATACACCCCGCTGAGATTCCCGGGCCAGTACTACGACGCCGAAACCGGCCTGCACTACAACTACTTCCGGCATTACGACCCCGAGACCGCTCGGTATCTCAGCTCCGATCTGCTGGGTCTGACACCCGCGCCCAACCCCACCACCTACGTCCACAACCCGCTCACCTGGGCCGACCCTCTTGGACTCGCGCCCAAATGCCCCAAGGGGAAGGGCAAGGGGGAGGAAGGTGAGGGGCGGCAGCGGAAGACGTCACAGGAAGAGCATCACTATTTTGATTCTTTTTCCGAGGCGAGAGCCAATGCCAAGCAGCGCGCGCAGTTGGGTGATGATCAGATTCCCTTCGTGCAGGAACTCGGTCCGCACCGTGGACGGGTCACGGGGATGCAGAGTCCGGATGGCAGCCGAGGATGGCGGATCGATTTCGATCCCAAGGATCCCGAGAAGGGGTTCCACGTAAACTGGTGGAGCAGGGAAGGGCGCAAGCGGAGCGATGATTGGAAGCTCGGTGCCAATACGGTCAGGGGCGGCACCGAGGGAGACTATCTAGCAATTCTTGAACATTTTCCGCATACCTAG
- a CDS encoding Imm50 family immunity protein, which yields MENPDGINSIYQGSPPRLEGVHIHEVGLSREGPLLRVRFDLPDYPAHAPRAWQLQGFNTVQVELGFGGLRGVEISGFSTHVVGDIALVKDETVQASISSNETSVRAVADIVYVTKMTAYLNGR from the coding sequence TTGGAGAACCCTGACGGAATTAACTCCATCTATCAGGGATCACCTCCACGACTGGAGGGAGTGCACATTCATGAAGTCGGCCTGAGCAGGGAGGGTCCTTTGCTCCGAGTGCGGTTCGACCTGCCGGATTATCCGGCACACGCTCCACGCGCATGGCAACTGCAGGGATTCAATACGGTCCAGGTCGAGTTGGGATTCGGTGGTTTGCGCGGTGTGGAGATCAGTGGTTTCTCTACGCATGTGGTGGGTGACATCGCCCTGGTGAAAGACGAGACCGTTCAAGCTTCCATTTCTTCGAACGAGACCAGCGTTCGGGCCGTCGCGGACATCGTGTACGTCACAAAAATGACTGCCTATCTGAACGGCCGCTGA
- a CDS encoding DUF397 domain-containing protein, producing MHATDWQKSTYSGDGSNCVCVAATPAGTVALRESDAPDTTLITTRARLGELIRSLKTFESRAQADSRGTGAE from the coding sequence GTGCATGCCACCGACTGGCAGAAGTCGACGTACAGCGGCGACGGATCGAACTGCGTCTGTGTCGCCGCCACCCCCGCCGGAACCGTCGCCCTCCGGGAAAGCGACGCACCCGACACCACCCTCATAACCACCCGCGCCCGCCTGGGCGAACTGATACGCAGCCTGAAAACGTTTGAATCCCGGGCTCAAGCGGATTCTCGCGGGACGGGAGCGGAGTAA
- a CDS encoding helix-turn-helix domain-containing protein yields MPPTSNPTLRQRRFGAELRKLRERAGLTATGAAGLLGVNQARVSMIETGRTPVSADKVRSMARAYACSDDRLVDALAAMTGRRARGWWEEYREHLTAALIDLAELEHHATGLRVALIIHIPALLQTTDHARSLFQQVAPPMRQYEVEHRLTFRIKRQGILHRENPPPYAAIIHESALRMGFGGPAVARAQLKHLIEMSELAHVTLGVVPFGTDRFPTTGQSFDYLDGPVPQLDTIQLDSHHGACEFLDGEAQLSKYRAVLDRMESCALSPAKSRDFIHRLIQDT; encoded by the coding sequence TTGCCGCCCACCAGTAATCCGACGCTGAGACAGCGAAGGTTCGGTGCCGAGCTGCGCAAACTTCGCGAACGGGCCGGATTGACCGCCACCGGTGCCGCCGGACTGCTCGGCGTCAACCAGGCACGCGTCAGCATGATCGAGACCGGCCGTACGCCCGTCAGCGCCGACAAGGTCCGCTCCATGGCCCGCGCGTACGCCTGCTCGGACGACCGGCTCGTCGACGCGCTGGCCGCGATGACCGGGCGCCGCGCCCGCGGATGGTGGGAGGAATACCGCGAGCACCTGACCGCCGCGCTGATCGACCTGGCAGAGCTTGAGCACCACGCGACCGGCCTGCGCGTGGCGCTGATCATCCACATTCCGGCCCTGCTGCAGACGACGGACCACGCACGATCGCTCTTCCAACAAGTGGCCCCGCCCATGCGGCAGTACGAGGTCGAGCACCGCCTCACGTTCCGCATCAAGCGGCAGGGCATCCTGCACCGGGAGAACCCGCCCCCGTACGCGGCGATCATTCACGAGTCGGCGCTCCGCATGGGCTTCGGCGGTCCCGCAGTGGCCCGCGCCCAGCTCAAGCATCTGATCGAGATGAGCGAGCTGGCCCATGTCACCCTCGGAGTGGTGCCCTTCGGCACGGACCGCTTCCCGACCACGGGGCAGTCGTTCGACTACCTCGACGGCCCTGTTCCGCAGCTCGACACCATCCAGTTGGACTCACACCACGGTGCCTGCGAATTCCTCGACGGCGAGGCGCAACTGAGTAAATACCGTGCCGTCCTGGACCGGATGGAGTCGTGCGCACTGAGTCCCGCCAAGTCGCGGGATTTCATCCACCGCCTCATCCAGGACACGTGA